The Pecten maximus chromosome 11, xPecMax1.1, whole genome shotgun sequence genome has a segment encoding these proteins:
- the LOC117338526 gene encoding mucin-2-like, with protein sequence MRNQYINQHDLKCTPSRPIILSNYPPVDLSSSRPTLLPTYPAADLFSCRPILLSTYPSADLSSRRPILLPTYPPADLSSSRPIFLSTYPTADLSYCQPILLPTYPPADLSTCRPILLPTYPPVDLSSCRRILLPTYPLADLSTCRPFLLPTYLPVDLSLSRPILLPTFPPADLSYCRPFLLPTYPTADLSSCRPILKQTYPPADLSTCRPILLPTYSPGDLFYCRPILLPTYPPADLSSCRPFLLPTYPPADLSSCQSIILPTFPPADLSSCRPILQQTFPPADLYYCQPILQQTFPPADLYYCQPILLSTYPPADLSSCRPILQQTFPPADLSYCQPILQQTFPPADLYYCQPIILSTFPPADLSSSRPFLQQTYLSVDLSYCRPILLPTYPLADLSTCRPILLPTILLSTYPPVDLSSCRPILLSTYPPADLFTCRPILLPTYPSAELST encoded by the coding sequence ATGAGGAACCAATATATAAATCAACACGATTTAAAATGCACTCCCTCTCGACCTATCATCCTATCGAACTATCCTCCTGTCGACTTATCCTCCAGCAGACCTACCCTACTGCCGACCTATCCTGCTGCCGACCTATTCTCCTGCCGACCTATCCTCCTGTCGACCTATCCTTCAGCAGACCTATCCTCCAGACGACCTATCCTCCTGCCGACCTATCCTCCAGCAGACCTTTCCTCCAGCAGACCTATCTTTCTGTCGACCTATCCTACTGCCGACCTATCCTACTGCCAACCTATCCTACTGCCAACCTATCCTCCTGCCGACCTATCCACCTGCCGACCTATCCTACTGCCAACCTATCCTCCTGTCGACCTATCCTCCTGCCGACGTATCCTCCTGCCGACCTATCCTTTAGCAGACCTTTCCACCTGTCGACCTTTCCTACTGCCGACCTATCTTCCTGTCGACCTATCCTTAAGTAGACCTATCCTCCTGCCGACCTTTCCTCCTGCCGACCTATCCTACTGCCGACCTTTCCTCCTGCCGACCTATCCTACTGCAGACCTATCATCCTGTCGACCTATCCTTAAGCAGACCTATCCTCCTGCCGACCTTTCCACCTGTCGACCTATCCTACTGCCGACCTATTCTCCTGGCGACCTATTCTACTGCCGACCTATCCTCCTGCCGACCTATCCTCCTGCCGACCTATCATCCTGTCGACCTTTCCTCCTGCCGACCTATCCTCCAGCAGACCTATCCTCCTGCCAATCTATCATCCTGCCGACCTTTCCTCCTGCCGACCTATCCTCCTGCCGACCTATCCTCCAGCAGACCTTTCCTCCTGCAGACCTATACTACTGCCAACCTATCCTCCAGCAGACCTTTCCTCCTGCCGACCTATACTACTGCCAACCTATCCTCCTGTCGACCTATCCACCTGCCGACCTATCCTCCTGCCGACCTATCCTCCAACAGACCTTTCCTCCTGCCGACCTATCCTACTGCCAACCTATCCTCCAGCAGACCTTTCCTCCTGCCGACCTATACTACTGCCAACCTATCATCCTGTCGACCTTTCCTCCTGCCGACCTATCCTCCAGCAGACCTTTCCTCCAGCAGACCTATCTTTCTGTCGACCTATCCTACTGCCGACCTATCCTCCTGCCGACCTATCCTTTAGCAGACCTTTCCACCTGTCGACCTATCCTACTGCCGACTATCCTCCTGTCGACCTATCCTCCTGTCGACCTATCCTCCTGTCGACCTATCCTCCTGTCGACCTATCCTCCTGCCGACCTTTTCACCTGTCGACCTATCCTACTGCCGACCTATCCTTCAGCAGAACTTTCCACCTGA